One Syntrophaceae bacterium DNA window includes the following coding sequences:
- a CDS encoding class I SAM-dependent methyltransferase, whose amino-acid sequence MMTKEDFSGTVRSIRERPREDIPAIWCNLIRFRDLVFLQGQLWVEENPAGIYRPLAALVDPQDPVEPKGFWPSISAHPVKASEETRLVSFLSGQGPNDVELIVPERNTARLMDWNRFDEAPEYPVYRNQIHPAVVEAVQEICDTMPARTGSLCAAYLSGSERSSLKSVEKLLDVGCGCGDLIEALLGGNQAGPADWRLCGCGNLFRVPDCGRPAALDCHGIDANPDNVGEAQRRRLANIHFGDGEDVTGLPGDLMYDIMIFCGLLNRQILSREKAERILRKSMTRLRRSGHVIITGYTSCHLTADDLSRIGLAVLRKCFPGCLFLDYNEYHLRQFYVARKDA is encoded by the coding sequence ATGATGACGAAAGAGGATTTTTCCGGAACGGTCCGGTCCATCCGGGAACGCCCGCGGGAAGACATCCCCGCCATATGGTGCAACCTGATCCGGTTTCGGGATCTCGTCTTTTTGCAGGGACAACTGTGGGTGGAAGAGAATCCGGCGGGCATCTATCGACCCCTTGCGGCCCTCGTCGATCCGCAGGATCCCGTCGAGCCGAAAGGATTCTGGCCTTCCATCTCGGCACATCCGGTCAAAGCGTCCGAGGAGACCCGCCTGGTCTCTTTCCTATCCGGCCAGGGCCCGAACGACGTGGAGCTGATCGTTCCGGAAAGGAACACCGCCCGCCTGATGGACTGGAACCGCTTCGACGAGGCCCCGGAATATCCGGTTTATCGAAACCAGATCCACCCGGCCGTCGTCGAGGCCGTGCAAGAGATCTGCGACACCATGCCGGCGCGGACAGGAAGTCTCTGCGCCGCTTACCTGTCGGGGTCGGAACGCTCGTCCCTGAAATCCGTGGAGAAGCTGCTCGATGTCGGGTGCGGCTGCGGAGACCTGATCGAGGCGCTTCTCGGCGGCAATCAGGCCGGTCCGGCGGACTGGAGGCTGTGCGGATGCGGAAACCTCTTCCGGGTCCCCGACTGCGGCCGGCCGGCGGCTCTCGACTGCCACGGCATCGACGCCAATCCGGACAATGTCGGGGAAGCGCAGCGCAGGCGTCTCGCAAACATCCACTTCGGCGACGGCGAAGACGTCACCGGATTGCCCGGGGACCTGATGTACGACATCATGATTTTTTGCGGTCTGCTCAATCGCCAGATCCTGTCCCGGGAAAAGGCGGAAAGGATTCTACGCAAATCCATGACGAGGCTTCGCAGATCGGGACACGTGATCATCACCGGTTATACGTCCTGCCACCTGACGGCGGACGACCTGTCCCGCATAGGGCTTGCGGTGCTCCGAAAATGCTTCCCCGGCTGCCTGTTCCTGGATTATAACGAGTACCATCTGCGGCAGTTTTACGTTGCCCGAAAGGATGCCTGA
- the tsaA gene encoding tRNA (N6-threonylcarbamoyladenosine(37)-N6)-methyltransferase TrmO, producing MSDHFLFRPIGIIHSPFSNPADMPIQPTGAKGVPGRAIIESAYRDGLKDLEGFSHIHLLYAFHLSEGYALHVKPFLDDRLRGVFATRAPRRPNAIGLSVVRLVRVEGNVLHIEDVDVIDGTPLLDVKPYVPAFDVRPAERTGWLASRAEGAADVRSDRRFAAPDERESH from the coding sequence ATGTCAGACCATTTCCTGTTCCGGCCCATCGGCATCATTCATTCGCCCTTTTCCAACCCTGCCGACATGCCCATCCAGCCGACCGGCGCAAAGGGTGTCCCGGGACGGGCGATCATCGAATCCGCCTACCGGGACGGGCTGAAGGACCTCGAAGGCTTCTCGCACATTCACCTGCTCTATGCCTTTCATCTCTCCGAAGGATACGCCCTCCACGTAAAGCCCTTCCTGGATGACCGGCTCCGCGGCGTCTTCGCGACACGGGCCCCCCGGCGACCCAACGCCATCGGCCTGTCGGTCGTCCGGCTGGTCCGGGTGGAGGGTAATGTTCTGCACATCGAAGATGTGGACGTGATCGACGGAACGCCGCTGTTGGACGTCAAGCCTTACGTACCGGCCTTCGACGTCCGGCCTGCGGAGCGGACGGGATGGCTGGCGTCCCGGGCGGAGGGAGCGGCCGACGTGCGGTCGGACCGGCGGTTTGCAGCACCGGATGAACGGGAGTCCCATTGA
- a CDS encoding (Fe-S)-binding protein, producing the protein MFHEDRCDFCGDCLARCHYLPFDKETGAAAFRKFVEEGQADWLYDCVTCIACNEYCPRDARPFDLILQKMEEAGNFTDPALKAQMADRFKAEGTPKAVAPAERVMSLCVMEGSMPWALHGRLFEGLPLLKGRHYFCNVLFAHMGDESIMRDRLQGLVDNLALSGAKEIVFVHDDCYAVLKGMAPEFGVTLPFRPVSIFEYLRDYLNEHKSDIRPLNMKIAYQRPCASRYTPEKDPFLDEILDLIGVERVKREYDGVNAICCGVELAGPNLKLFPRGKNFEPFREKNIADAKEHGAEAMLYLCPMCYRTLSKKAKGAGLANYMISDLCRLALGETLPEDKPA; encoded by the coding sequence ATGTTTCACGAAGACCGATGCGATTTCTGCGGAGACTGCCTGGCACGGTGTCATTACCTGCCCTTCGACAAAGAGACGGGGGCGGCGGCGTTCCGCAAGTTCGTGGAAGAGGGGCAGGCCGACTGGCTCTACGACTGCGTCACCTGCATCGCCTGCAACGAGTACTGTCCGAGAGACGCACGCCCCTTCGACCTGATCCTGCAGAAAATGGAGGAGGCGGGGAACTTTACCGACCCCGCCCTCAAGGCCCAGATGGCCGACCGCTTCAAGGCGGAAGGAACTCCCAAGGCCGTCGCTCCGGCCGAACGGGTCATGTCCCTGTGCGTCATGGAGGGCAGCATGCCCTGGGCCCTCCACGGAAGGCTGTTCGAGGGTCTTCCGCTCCTGAAGGGTCGCCATTACTTCTGCAACGTCCTCTTCGCCCACATGGGGGACGAGTCGATCATGCGGGACCGCCTCCAGGGCCTCGTCGACAACCTGGCCCTGTCGGGAGCGAAGGAGATCGTCTTCGTCCATGACGACTGCTATGCCGTCCTGAAAGGCATGGCACCCGAGTTCGGCGTCACCCTTCCCTTCCGCCCCGTGTCCATCTTCGAGTACCTGCGGGACTACCTGAATGAGCACAAGTCCGACATCAGGCCCCTGAACATGAAGATCGCCTACCAGCGGCCCTGCGCCTCCCGGTACACCCCGGAGAAGGACCCCTTCCTGGACGAGATTCTCGACCTGATCGGCGTGGAGCGGGTCAAACGGGAGTACGACGGTGTCAACGCCATCTGCTGCGGCGTCGAGCTGGCGGGGCCGAACCTGAAGCTCTTTCCCCGGGGGAAGAACTTCGAGCCCTTCCGGGAGAAGAACATCGCCGACGCGAAGGAGCACGGCGCCGAGGCCATGCTGTATCTATGTCCCATGTGCTACAGGACCCTGAGCAAAAAGGCCAAGGGCGCGGGCCTCGCCAACTACATGATCAGCGACCTGTGCCGGCTCGCCCTGGGCGAAACCCTGCCGGAGGACAAGCCCGCCTGA
- a CDS encoding redoxin domain-containing protein: protein MAKEMKVGCARPTGGPVGEAVIEATGGETAQPQQKEVRQMVTVGKKAPDFTAPAYQKGKFIEVKLSEYLGKWVVLCFYPGDFTFV from the coding sequence ATGGCGAAAGAGATGAAAGTGGGCTGTGCCCGGCCCACGGGGGGCCCCGTGGGCGAGGCCGTGATCGAGGCAACCGGAGGAGAAACCGCGCAACCGCAGCAGAAGGAGGTGAGGCAGATGGTGACGGTCGGCAAAAAGGCCCCGGATTTTACGGCGCCGGCGTATCAAAAGGGCAAGTTCATCGAGGTGAAACTGTCGGAGTACCTCGGAAAGTGGGTCGTCCTCTGCTTCTACCCGGGTGATTTCACGTTCGTATGA
- a CDS encoding redoxin domain-containing protein: protein MSAVAEKYPEFKKLGVEILSMSVDSVFVHKMWNDHELSKMVKGGVPFPMLSDGGGKVGSVYGVYLEDAGVEARGRFIIDPDGIIQGFEVLTPPVGRNVLESIRQIQAFQVVRKSKGTEATPSGWKPGKMTLKPGPDLVGRVWEVWKTKMAFD from the coding sequence ATCTCGGCGGTCGCCGAGAAATACCCCGAATTCAAAAAGCTGGGCGTGGAGATCCTGTCCATGAGCGTCGACAGCGTCTTCGTCCACAAGATGTGGAATGACCATGAGCTCTCCAAGATGGTCAAGGGCGGCGTCCCCTTCCCCATGCTCTCCGACGGCGGCGGCAAGGTGGGGAGCGTATACGGCGTCTATCTGGAGGACGCGGGGGTGGAGGCCCGGGGCCGGTTCATCATCGACCCCGACGGGATCATTCAGGGCTTCGAGGTCCTGACGCCGCCGGTGGGCCGGAACGTCCTCGAGTCCATCCGCCAGATCCAGGCGTTCCAGGTCGTCCGGAAATCGAAGGGGACCGAGGCAACGCCCTCGGGCTGGAAACCCGGCAAGATGACCCTGAAGCCGGGGCCAGACCTGGTCGGAAGGGTCTGGGAAGTCTGGAAAACGAAGATGGCCTTCGACTGA
- a CDS encoding MBL fold metallo-hydrolase: MQSVPINEVDRVEILTLQDNYIEITAMDNSAVVNRATALKDMEFKSSILAEHGFSAVVKTTTGDRTRTLLFDFGFSEIGAAHNARVLGVDLSQVEAIALSHGHSDHTGGFIDMMAMIGKKGLELTVHPSVFKKPRYLKIAPEFKIHFPKFDRETVEKAGLKVVESKEPRPLLDGDVLFLGEVPRRTDFEKGFPIAFCQEGGEEKWDAIEDDTSVVMNLKGKGLVILSGCAHSGIVNTALYAREVTGVEQVHVVMGGFHLSGPLFESIIGRTTEELKKINPAYVIPTHCTGRKAIMEMEKEMKDAFILNMSGTKLTFAA; this comes from the coding sequence ATGCAGTCCGTCCCCATCAACGAAGTGGACCGGGTGGAAATCCTCACCCTCCAGGACAACTACATTGAAATCACCGCCATGGACAACAGCGCAGTGGTGAACCGCGCCACGGCCCTCAAGGACATGGAGTTCAAGAGCTCCATCCTGGCGGAGCATGGTTTCTCCGCCGTGGTAAAGACCACGACGGGAGACCGGACCCGGACGCTCCTGTTCGACTTCGGCTTCTCCGAAATCGGCGCGGCCCACAACGCCCGCGTCCTGGGGGTCGACCTGTCCCAGGTGGAGGCCATCGCCCTCTCCCACGGGCACTCGGACCACACGGGGGGGTTCATCGACATGATGGCCATGATCGGGAAGAAGGGACTCGAACTGACGGTCCACCCGTCTGTCTTCAAGAAGCCCCGCTACCTGAAGATCGCACCGGAATTCAAGATTCACTTCCCGAAATTCGACCGTGAAACCGTCGAGAAGGCGGGGCTGAAGGTCGTGGAGTCGAAGGAACCGCGGCCCCTGTTGGACGGGGACGTGCTGTTCCTCGGGGAGGTCCCCCGGCGGACGGATTTCGAGAAGGGGTTCCCCATCGCCTTCTGCCAGGAGGGGGGCGAGGAGAAGTGGGACGCCATCGAGGACGACACTTCCGTCGTCATGAACCTGAAGGGCAAAGGTCTGGTGATCCTCTCCGGCTGCGCCCATTCGGGGATCGTCAACACGGCCCTCTATGCCCGGGAGGTGACGGGCGTGGAGCAGGTCCATGTCGTCATGGGGGGATTCCACCTGAGCGGCCCCCTCTTCGAATCCATCATCGGCCGGACCACGGAAGAGCTGAAGAAGATCAACCCCGCCTACGTCATCCCCACCCACTGCACGGGCCGGAAGGCCATCATGGAGATGGAAAAGGAGATGAAGGATGCCTTCATCCTGAACATGTCGGGAACGAAGCTCACCTTCGCGGCGTGA
- a CDS encoding 4Fe-4S binding protein, giving the protein MAGRPHDTDCEVARAYAERTYKRLTGEDPAVTGAYERTDHTEETLDAIEAFRFKVLTQLPGRGGNDCSMCMVCEEGCPSGAMNVEVGEADRGKCIACLGCVRNCPENALKINDMSPGWAGKRGPVRVRPEPRPG; this is encoded by the coding sequence ATGGCAGGGCGGCCTCACGACACGGATTGCGAGGTCGCCAGAGCATACGCCGAAAGAACCTACAAACGGCTTACCGGCGAGGACCCGGCTGTCACGGGAGCATATGAAAGGACCGACCACACGGAAGAGACCCTGGACGCCATCGAGGCCTTCCGGTTCAAGGTCCTGACGCAGCTGCCCGGACGAGGCGGAAACGATTGCAGCATGTGCATGGTCTGCGAGGAAGGGTGCCCCTCGGGAGCCATGAATGTCGAAGTCGGCGAGGCGGACCGGGGGAAGTGCATTGCCTGTCTGGGTTGCGTCCGGAACTGCCCGGAAAACGCCCTGAAGATAAACGACATGTCCCCGGGGTGGGCGGGGAAGCGTGGCCCGGTTCGGGTTCGACCTGAACCGCGCCCTGGGTGA
- a CDS encoding molybdopterin-dependent oxidoreductase: MEEGVRWVKTHCSRMDHGGCALLVGVKNNRIVQVKGDPEGFLSRGYICPKGVASPDRLTHPDRLRYPLKRKGDRGEGRWERISWDEALETVAGGLRKIRDEHGPKAVAFGVGMPKGLEHFVLIRLANLFGSPNVIASQDVCHAPREITGLHTCGFYPVADFHHKSALAVLWGSNITSTNEEGEICKLLLDQVKEGTELIVIDPRRIDLAKKAKFWLPIRPGTDPALALGFLNVIIGECLYDKAFVEQWTEGFADLAEHVKKYTPEAVSAITRVEAGLIREAARSYAAAKPAVLQWGNPLEHTVHTFDATRALICLMAVTGNLDVPGGNVEAHDPRIMGLGPFVRADLIPDKRKEMISAHHRVIPRLMTIAPAYFRKAVLEGVPYPVKGFYGMCSNPMLSYADSRLTHEAFRKLDFVAVADVFMTPTAAMADVVLPAATTFEINDIGHYGIGHGYILARPKIVEPPDECWPDMKIMNELGRRVSDPSLWHDDFEQFLEDVVKPAGLTYAQFVEKGCLKGADRFGSWKEKGFRTPTGKVELKLSVAEKFRLSALPEWKGLPEEDDSDYPLVLTSAKSGNYLHSSYRWVEKIRKREPRPLVEIHPETAALYGLADGDPVVIETKYGRVEQSARLTDALMPGVVCAAHGWWFPEADPAAQYDWKSANFNMLTSVVKLGKEYGTPNLKSLPCRISRKE, encoded by the coding sequence ATGGAGGAGGGTGTCCGCTGGGTGAAGACCCACTGCTCGAGGATGGACCACGGCGGCTGTGCGCTGCTCGTGGGCGTGAAGAATAACCGGATCGTCCAGGTCAAGGGGGACCCGGAGGGCTTTTTGAGCCGGGGATACATCTGCCCCAAGGGGGTGGCCTCGCCGGACCGGCTGACCCACCCGGACCGGCTGAGGTATCCTTTGAAACGAAAGGGAGACCGAGGAGAGGGAAGGTGGGAGCGCATCTCCTGGGATGAGGCCCTGGAGACGGTTGCCGGTGGCCTCCGGAAGATCCGGGATGAGCATGGTCCCAAGGCAGTCGCATTCGGAGTCGGTATGCCCAAGGGACTGGAGCACTTCGTCCTGATCCGCCTCGCCAACCTCTTCGGATCCCCCAACGTCATCGCTTCCCAGGATGTCTGCCACGCCCCCCGGGAGATCACAGGGCTCCACACCTGCGGCTTCTATCCCGTGGCTGATTTTCATCACAAAAGCGCCCTGGCGGTCCTCTGGGGCAGCAACATCACGTCCACGAACGAGGAGGGGGAGATCTGCAAACTGCTTCTGGATCAGGTCAAGGAGGGTACGGAGCTGATCGTCATCGACCCTCGCCGCATCGATCTGGCGAAGAAGGCAAAGTTCTGGCTCCCGATCCGGCCCGGGACGGACCCGGCCCTGGCCCTGGGGTTCCTGAACGTCATCATTGGAGAGTGCCTCTACGACAAGGCATTCGTGGAGCAGTGGACAGAGGGATTCGCCGATCTGGCCGAGCACGTGAAAAAATACACCCCCGAGGCAGTCTCCGCCATAACCCGCGTCGAGGCGGGACTCATCCGCGAGGCCGCCCGGTCCTACGCCGCCGCCAAGCCGGCGGTGCTCCAGTGGGGGAACCCGCTGGAGCACACGGTCCACACCTTCGACGCCACCCGGGCTCTCATCTGCCTCATGGCCGTCACGGGAAACCTGGATGTCCCCGGCGGCAACGTGGAGGCCCATGACCCCCGGATCATGGGCCTCGGCCCCTTCGTTCGGGCGGACCTCATCCCGGACAAGCGCAAGGAAATGATCAGCGCCCACCACCGGGTGATCCCGCGGCTCATGACCATCGCCCCCGCCTACTTCCGGAAGGCCGTCCTGGAGGGAGTTCCCTACCCTGTGAAGGGATTCTACGGCATGTGCTCCAACCCCATGCTGTCCTACGCCGACAGCCGCCTCACCCATGAGGCCTTCCGAAAGCTTGATTTCGTCGCCGTGGCGGATGTCTTCATGACGCCCACGGCGGCCATGGCGGACGTGGTCCTGCCGGCGGCCACCACCTTCGAGATCAACGACATCGGGCACTACGGAATCGGCCATGGCTATATCCTGGCGCGGCCGAAGATCGTGGAGCCGCCGGATGAGTGCTGGCCCGACATGAAAATCATGAACGAGTTGGGCAGGCGGGTAAGCGATCCCTCGCTCTGGCATGACGACTTCGAGCAGTTTCTGGAGGACGTGGTGAAGCCCGCCGGACTGACCTATGCCCAGTTTGTGGAGAAGGGCTGCCTGAAGGGTGCGGACCGCTTCGGCTCCTGGAAGGAAAAGGGCTTCAGGACCCCCACGGGGAAGGTGGAGCTGAAGTTGAGCGTGGCGGAGAAATTCCGCCTGTCGGCCCTGCCGGAGTGGAAGGGCCTGCCGGAAGAGGACGATTCCGATTATCCCCTGGTCCTGACAAGCGCCAAGAGCGGGAATTACCTTCACTCCTCCTACCGGTGGGTGGAAAAGATACGGAAGAGGGAGCCCCGGCCCCTCGTGGAGATCCACCCGGAGACGGCGGCCCTCTATGGCCTGGCCGACGGCGATCCGGTGGTCATCGAGACGAAGTACGGGCGGGTGGAACAGTCGGCCCGCCTGACGGACGCCCTGATGCCGGGGGTGGTCTGTGCCGCCCACGGCTGGTGGTTCCCCGAGGCGGACCCGGCTGCCCAGTACGACTGGAAGTCGGCCAATTTCAACATGCTCACTTCCGTTGTGAAGCTGGGGAAGGAATACGGCACGCCGAACCTCAAGAGCCTGCCCTGCCGGATCAGCCGGAAGGAGTGA
- a CDS encoding GYD domain-containing protein, with amino-acid sequence MQLYIILMTLTDQGIRTVKDSTQLIDEAKKAFEKKGGVVKGIYMTMGEWDYLAVCEAPSDEVAIDFILGLGATGNVRTHTIKAFLPEVVTEFKFSF; translated from the coding sequence ATGCAACTCTACATCATTCTCATGACTCTCACGGACCAGGGGATTCGCACCGTGAAGGATTCGACCCAGTTGATTGACGAGGCAAAGAAAGCCTTTGAAAAGAAAGGAGGTGTGGTGAAGGGCATTTATATGACCATGGGGGAATGGGATTACCTGGCCGTTTGTGAGGCGCCGAGCGATGAAGTCGCGATCGATTTCATCCTGGGGCTCGGTGCCACGGGCAATGTCAGGACCCATACAATCAAGGCGTTCCTGCCGGAAGTGGTCACCGAGTTCAAGTTCAGCTTCTGA
- a CDS encoding MBL fold metallo-hydrolase — MSQSVSITILVDNRTIPGLTAEHGLSLWIETAGRRFLFDTGQGGALVPNASTLGIDLAGTDTLVLSHGHYDHTGGIPRVLQAAGQVEAYCHPGVASPRYGVRSGAARPIHMPRQSVTSLEGLPVNRVHWVRQPVSLSENVGLTGEIPREHPFEDTGGPFYLDPEGRFADSIDDDLALWIRTDGGLVVCVGCCHAGLLNTLHYIQRLNGGMRIRAVIGGFHLLNAGRERLDWTVSALLSLDPDRVIPCHCTGEHASAVLLDALGRKGIQGLAGLRCRFQA; from the coding sequence ATGAGCCAATCCGTTTCCATTACCATCCTTGTCGACAACAGAACGATCCCCGGTTTGACGGCGGAACACGGCCTTTCCCTCTGGATCGAAACAGCGGGCCGGCGCTTCCTCTTTGACACGGGGCAAGGGGGAGCCCTGGTTCCCAACGCATCGACCCTCGGTATCGACCTGGCCGGAACCGACACCCTTGTCCTGAGCCACGGGCACTATGATCATACGGGAGGAATTCCCCGGGTCCTCCAGGCGGCGGGTCAAGTCGAGGCCTACTGTCATCCGGGAGTCGCGTCGCCCCGTTACGGCGTCCGGAGCGGCGCGGCAAGGCCGATCCACATGCCGAGGCAATCCGTGACGTCCCTTGAAGGGTTGCCTGTGAACCGCGTCCACTGGGTGAGGCAGCCCGTTTCCTTGTCGGAGAACGTCGGCCTGACCGGGGAAATCCCTCGCGAGCACCCTTTCGAGGACACGGGAGGACCCTTTTATCTCGATCCCGAGGGGCGGTTCGCGGACTCGATCGATGACGATCTTGCCCTCTGGATCCGGACGGACGGGGGACTGGTCGTCTGTGTCGGCTGTTGCCACGCCGGGCTCTTGAACACGCTGCATTACATACAGCGGCTGAACGGCGGGATGAGAATCCGGGCCGTCATCGGCGGCTTTCATCTGCTTAACGCCGGCCGCGAACGTCTCGATTGGACCGTGTCTGCGCTCCTGTCGCTGGATCCGGACCGGGTGATCCCCTGCCACTGCACCGGCGAACACGCATCCGCCGTTCTGCTCGATGCCCTTGGGCGCAAGGGCATTCAGGGCTTGGCAGGATTGAGATGCCGGTTCCAGGCCTGA
- a CDS encoding 4Fe-4S dicluster domain-containing protein, translated as MKEIVIISGKGGTGKTSLAASFAVLADRPVIADCDVDAADLHLVLSPRVKERHAFRSGHEAVIRPEDCIDCGLCLDVCRFEAVKRTEEPSGCSVFTIDPVSCEGCGVCVRFCPAEAIDFPERLCGEWMISETRCGPMVHARLDIAAENSGKLVSTVRREARRIAEEESRNLILVDGPPGIGCPVIASLTGSTQVLAVTEPTVSGEHDLERVLSLTKHFRIQAAVCVNKWDLNPGMTERIEKRALGMGARIAGRIRYDRSVTRAQIEERAVVEIDAPCVEDVRSVWEATIE; from the coding sequence ATGAAGGAAATCGTCATTATCAGCGGCAAGGGAGGGACGGGGAAGACAAGTCTGGCCGCGTCGTTCGCCGTGCTGGCGGACCGGCCGGTCATTGCGGATTGCGATGTGGATGCCGCGGATCTGCACCTGGTCCTCTCGCCGCGGGTAAAAGAGCGGCATGCCTTCCGCAGCGGTCATGAGGCGGTCATCCGTCCGGAGGACTGCATCGACTGTGGCCTGTGCCTGGACGTTTGCCGTTTCGAGGCCGTGAAGAGGACCGAGGAACCATCGGGCTGTTCCGTGTTTACCATCGACCCGGTTTCCTGTGAGGGGTGCGGGGTCTGCGTTCGCTTCTGCCCGGCGGAGGCCATCGATTTCCCGGAGCGTCTCTGCGGAGAGTGGATGATCTCGGAAACCCGCTGCGGTCCGATGGTTCACGCCCGACTGGACATCGCAGCGGAAAACTCGGGGAAGCTCGTCTCCACGGTTCGCCGGGAGGCCCGGCGCATCGCGGAGGAGGAGAGCCGAAACCTGATCCTGGTGGACGGCCCGCCGGGAATCGGCTGCCCCGTGATCGCATCCCTGACCGGATCGACGCAGGTGCTGGCCGTGACGGAACCGACCGTTTCCGGGGAGCACGATCTCGAACGGGTTCTCTCGCTGACAAAGCATTTCCGGATTCAGGCGGCCGTTTGTGTGAACAAGTGGGACCTGAACCCTGGAATGACGGAACGCATCGAGAAAAGGGCGTTGGGGATGGGAGCAAGGATCGCCGGCCGAATCCGTTACGACCGCTCCGTGACCCGGGCCCAGATCGAGGAAAGGGCCGTCGTGGAAATCGATGCTCCGTGTGTCGAAGATGTGCGGAGTGTCTGGGAAGCGACCATCGAATGA
- a CDS encoding radical SAM protein, with translation MSLGAFQYVYGPVPSRRLGRSLGVDLVPFKTCTYDCVYCQLGRTTNRTLVRDAYVPVDAVLAELERKLAGGDVPDCITLAGSGEPTLHSGIGRVIARIRERTDVPVAVLTNGSLLWMKDVQDDLMQAELVIPSLDAGDDRLFQTVNRPHEELSFERVMDGMAEFVRRFPGETWLEILLLAGVTGMPAEVRKIADLAARIGPARIQLNTVSRPPADEFAFPLSDGQMQALRGLFPEPVDVLCDRTAGNGNDASPVPVEDSDILALLRRRPCTSGEVATGLGIHVADAIKRLNRLIAAGSIRWVVSGAKNVYRATDS, from the coding sequence ATGAGCTTGGGCGCCTTTCAGTACGTGTATGGTCCTGTCCCTTCGCGACGGCTGGGCCGCTCCCTGGGGGTCGATCTCGTTCCCTTCAAGACCTGTACGTATGACTGCGTCTACTGCCAGCTGGGACGGACGACGAACCGGACCCTGGTAAGGGATGCGTACGTGCCTGTCGATGCGGTCCTGGCGGAACTGGAGAGGAAACTGGCAGGAGGGGATGTCCCGGATTGCATCACCCTTGCCGGTTCCGGGGAGCCCACGCTGCACTCCGGCATCGGTCGCGTCATCGCACGGATCCGGGAGCGGACGGATGTGCCCGTGGCGGTCCTGACCAACGGCTCCCTGCTGTGGATGAAGGACGTGCAGGACGACCTGATGCAGGCGGAGCTTGTGATTCCCTCGCTGGATGCCGGAGATGATCGCCTGTTTCAGACCGTCAACCGGCCGCATGAAGAGCTTTCGTTCGAACGGGTGATGGATGGCATGGCCGAATTCGTCCGGCGCTTCCCGGGGGAAACGTGGCTCGAGATCCTCCTGTTGGCCGGGGTGACGGGCATGCCGGCCGAGGTGCGGAAAATCGCAGATCTCGCCGCGCGCATCGGACCGGCCAGGATTCAGCTGAACACCGTCAGCCGGCCACCTGCTGACGAGTTCGCTTTTCCGCTTTCAGACGGGCAGATGCAGGCCCTTAGGGGACTCTTCCCGGAGCCGGTCGATGTCCTCTGCGATCGCACGGCGGGAAACGGGAACGACGCATCGCCTGTCCCGGTCGAAGACTCGGATATCCTTGCCCTGCTCCGGAGGCGGCCCTGTACCTCCGGGGAGGTGGCGACCGGTCTCGGCATTCATGTGGCCGACGCGATCAAGCGGCTGAACAGGCTGATTGCGGCCGGAAGCATACGATGGGTTGTCTCGGGCGCGAAAAACGTTTACCGGGCGACGGATTCCTGA
- a CDS encoding zinc ribbon domain-containing protein has protein sequence MPTYEYECDRCGVRFERKQGISEAPLMECPECRGSVRRLISGGGGFIMKGAGSSRAARHGEDCSLARTGRTCCGRGERCDDSPCSGGR, from the coding sequence ATGCCGACGTACGAATACGAGTGTGACCGGTGCGGTGTCCGGTTCGAGCGGAAACAGGGGATCAGCGAGGCGCCCCTCATGGAATGCCCGGAGTGTCGCGGCAGTGTGAGACGGCTCATCAGCGGCGGGGGAGGCTTCATCATGAAGGGGGCCGGTTCGTCGCGGGCGGCGCGGCACGGGGAGGACTGTTCCCTGGCCCGGACAGGCAGGACCTGTTGCGGGAGGGGCGAGCGATGTGACGATTCGCCATGTTCGGGAGGAAGATGA